Proteins encoded in a region of the Streptomyces sp. NBC_00513 genome:
- the lon gene encoding endopeptidase La, with amino-acid sequence MASTSVSLTLPVLPLDDEVVLPGMVVPLDLSDADVRAAVEAAQAAAGSGKPRVLLVPRIDGQYAGTGVLGTVEQVGRLSDGDPGALIRGRGRVRIGAGTTGPGAALWVEGETVEESVPEPLPGAVTELVKEYKALATSWLKKRGAWQVVDRVQQIEGVSALADNSGYSPFLTVAQKVELLETADPVARLRLAVKALSDHLAEQDVAESIAKDVQDGVDKQQREFLLRRQLEAVRKELRELNGEKDGEESDDYRARVEAADLPEKVREAALKEVEKLERSSDQSPEGSWIRTWLDTVLELPWNERTEDEYDIRGARAVLDAEHAGLSDVKDRITEYLAVRKRRSERGMGVIGGRRGGAVLALVGPPGVGKTSLGESVAHAMGREFVRVALGGVRDEAEIRGHRRTYVGALPGRIVRAIKEAGSMNPVVLLDEIDKVGSDFRGDPAAALLEVLDPAQNHTFRDHYLEVELDLSDVVFLATANVLEAIPEALADRMELVRLDGYTEDEKVVIARDHLLPRQLERAGLGADEVVLEEDALRRLAGEYTREAGVRTLERSLARLLRKVASQHELGERELPFHVGAEDLRALIGRPHHVPESAQDPAERRTAVPGVATGLAVTGAGGDVLYVEASLADPETGAAGLTLTGQLGDVMKESAQIALSFLRSHGAELELPVADLKDRGVHIHFPAGAVPKDGPSAGITMTTALASLLSGRQVRTDVAMTGEVSLTGRVLPIGGVKQKLLAAHRAGLTTVIIPKRNEADLDDVPAEVLEGLEVHPVTDVRQVLELALVGAEVTAEVAA; translated from the coding sequence ATGGCTTCGACGTCCGTATCGCTCACCCTGCCCGTACTGCCGCTCGACGACGAGGTCGTACTGCCCGGGATGGTCGTCCCGCTGGACCTGTCCGACGCCGATGTGCGGGCGGCCGTGGAGGCCGCCCAGGCCGCCGCGGGCAGCGGGAAGCCCCGGGTGCTGCTCGTGCCGCGGATCGACGGACAGTACGCGGGCACCGGTGTGCTGGGGACCGTCGAGCAGGTGGGGCGGCTCTCCGACGGGGACCCGGGCGCGCTCATCCGAGGGCGCGGACGCGTCCGCATCGGCGCCGGGACCACCGGGCCCGGGGCCGCGCTCTGGGTCGAGGGCGAGACCGTCGAGGAGTCGGTGCCCGAGCCGCTGCCCGGCGCCGTCACCGAGCTCGTCAAGGAGTACAAGGCCCTCGCCACCAGCTGGCTCAAGAAGCGCGGGGCCTGGCAGGTCGTGGACCGGGTGCAGCAGATCGAGGGGGTGTCGGCGCTCGCCGACAACTCCGGCTACTCGCCGTTCCTGACCGTGGCCCAGAAGGTGGAACTGCTGGAGACGGCCGACCCCGTGGCCCGGCTCCGGCTCGCCGTCAAGGCGCTGAGCGACCACCTGGCCGAGCAGGACGTCGCCGAGTCCATCGCCAAGGACGTCCAGGACGGCGTCGACAAGCAGCAGCGCGAGTTCCTGCTGAGGCGGCAGTTGGAGGCCGTGCGCAAGGAACTGCGCGAACTGAACGGCGAGAAGGACGGCGAGGAGTCCGACGACTACCGCGCCCGCGTCGAGGCCGCCGACCTGCCGGAGAAGGTACGGGAGGCCGCCCTCAAGGAAGTCGAGAAGCTGGAGCGTTCCAGCGACCAGTCACCCGAGGGCTCCTGGATCCGCACCTGGCTCGACACCGTGCTGGAACTGCCCTGGAACGAGCGCACCGAGGACGAGTACGACATCCGCGGCGCCCGGGCGGTGCTCGACGCCGAGCACGCCGGACTGAGCGACGTGAAGGACCGCATCACCGAGTACCTGGCGGTTCGCAAGCGGCGCTCCGAGCGCGGCATGGGCGTCATCGGCGGGCGGCGCGGCGGGGCCGTGCTGGCCCTCGTGGGCCCGCCCGGGGTCGGAAAGACCAGCCTCGGCGAGAGCGTCGCCCACGCGATGGGCCGCGAGTTCGTGCGCGTCGCCCTCGGCGGCGTACGCGACGAGGCCGAGATCCGCGGCCACCGGCGGACCTACGTCGGCGCGCTGCCCGGCCGGATCGTGCGGGCGATCAAGGAGGCCGGCTCGATGAACCCGGTCGTCCTCCTGGACGAGATCGACAAGGTCGGGTCCGACTTCCGGGGCGACCCGGCCGCCGCCCTGCTGGAGGTCCTGGACCCCGCCCAGAACCACACCTTCCGGGACCACTACCTGGAGGTCGAACTGGACCTCAGCGACGTGGTGTTCCTGGCCACCGCCAATGTCCTGGAGGCCATCCCGGAAGCCCTCGCCGACCGCATGGAGCTGGTCCGTCTCGACGGCTACACGGAGGACGAGAAGGTCGTCATCGCCCGCGACCACCTGCTGCCCCGCCAACTGGAGCGCGCCGGCCTCGGCGCCGACGAGGTGGTCCTGGAGGAGGACGCCCTGCGCAGGCTCGCCGGGGAGTACACCCGCGAGGCGGGCGTACGGACCCTGGAGCGTTCCCTCGCGCGGCTGCTGCGCAAGGTGGCCTCGCAACACGAGCTGGGGGAACGGGAGCTGCCGTTCCACGTCGGCGCCGAGGACCTGCGGGCGCTCATCGGGCGACCGCACCACGTCCCGGAGTCCGCGCAGGACCCGGCCGAGCGACGGACCGCCGTCCCCGGCGTGGCCACCGGCCTCGCCGTGACCGGGGCCGGCGGCGACGTCCTCTACGTCGAGGCCTCCCTGGCCGACCCGGAGACCGGCGCCGCCGGGCTGACCCTGACCGGCCAGCTGGGCGACGTGATGAAGGAGTCCGCGCAGATAGCGCTCAGCTTCCTGCGCTCCCACGGCGCGGAACTGGAACTCCCGGTCGCCGACCTGAAGGACCGGGGCGTGCACATCCACTTCCCGGCCGGCGCGGTCCCCAAGGACGGACCGAGCGCGGGCATCACCATGACGACCGCGCTGGCCTCGCTGCTGTCGGGCCGCCAGGTCCGCACGGACGTAGCCATGACCGGCGAGGTCTCGCTGACGGGGCGGGTGCTGCCCATCGGCGGGGTCAAGCAGAAGCTGCTCGCCGCGCACCGGGCGGGCCTGACCACCGTGATCATTCCCAAGCGCAACGAGGCCGACCTGGACGACGTCCCGGCCGAGGTGCTGGAGGGGCTGGAGGTACACCCGGTGACCGACGTCCGTCAGGTGCTGGAGCTGGCCCTCGTCGGGGCGGAGGTCACCGCCGAGGTGGCCGCCTGA
- a CDS encoding roadblock/LC7 domain-containing protein, which produces MTAPSTYGLSTQARNLQWLLTDLVKEVPGVNSVAVVSSDGLLLLSSEPPAQSPQDRPKGPRGASADLATIVSGLGSLTTGAASLMDGGSVKQTMVAMEHGSVFVMVISDGSLLGVHATPDCDMSVVAYHMALFVGRAGHVLTPEVRSELRQSMENTP; this is translated from the coding sequence ATGACCGCGCCCAGTACGTACGGACTGAGCACCCAGGCCCGCAACCTGCAGTGGCTGCTGACCGACCTGGTCAAGGAGGTTCCCGGCGTCAACTCCGTCGCCGTCGTCTCCTCGGACGGGCTGCTGCTGCTCTCCTCCGAGCCGCCGGCGCAGTCCCCGCAGGACCGGCCCAAGGGCCCCCGAGGGGCCTCGGCCGACCTCGCCACCATCGTGTCCGGGCTCGGCAGCCTGACCACGGGCGCCGCCTCCCTCATGGACGGCGGCTCCGTGAAACAGACCATGGTGGCGATGGAGCACGGTTCCGTCTTCGTCATGGTCATCAGCGACGGCTCGCTGCTCGGCGTGCACGCCACGCCCGACTGCGACATGAGCGTCGTGGCCTACCACATGGCCCTGTTCGTCGGCCGCGCCGGCCACGTACTGACCCCCGAAGTCCGCAGCGAGCTGCGCCAGTCGATGGAGAACACCCCGTGA
- a CDS encoding MarR family winged helix-turn-helix transcriptional regulator translates to MHGSEDQEFLALERELSVFLRRARASSGEMARALHPELEPAAYGLLVRLEAAGRQRATELAAYFGVGKATMSRQLRALEVLGLVAREPDPADGRAFLVGLTEEGRARFLRVRGARREQYMRKLADWDRGEVAELARLLNQLNQGADSE, encoded by the coding sequence GTGCACGGGAGTGAAGACCAGGAGTTCCTTGCCCTGGAGCGGGAGCTGTCCGTCTTCCTCCGGCGGGCCCGGGCCTCCTCCGGCGAGATGGCCCGCGCACTCCACCCGGAGCTGGAGCCCGCCGCGTACGGACTGCTGGTGCGGCTGGAGGCGGCGGGACGCCAGCGGGCCACGGAACTGGCCGCGTACTTCGGGGTCGGCAAGGCCACGATGAGCCGCCAGCTGCGGGCCCTGGAGGTGCTGGGGCTGGTGGCCCGCGAACCGGACCCGGCCGACGGTCGGGCCTTCCTGGTCGGGCTCACGGAGGAGGGGCGGGCGCGGTTCCTGCGGGTGCGGGGGGCGCGGCGCGAGCAGTACATGCGCAAGCTCGCCGACTGGGACCGCGGCGAGGTCGCGGAACTCGCGCGGCTGCTCAACCAGTTGAACCAGGGCGCGGACTCGGAGTAG
- a CDS encoding spermidine synthase: MTAPAPEPVTVDRRQGPYGEVVLRRRGETHEIIANGCFLMDTSDGRSERLLIDAAFAALDPSPPAPSVLVGGLGVGFSLAHAASQPHWGRIVVAEREEAIIDWHRGGPLAPLSAAALADPRVRVLHTDLVAYLHDTGDRYDALCLDIDNGPDWTVTDDNRGLYSPAGLAACRARLTAGGVLAVWSARPSEAFEQALRNAGFESVRTEEVRVARGVPDVVHLARGPVGPT; this comes from the coding sequence ATGACCGCCCCCGCACCGGAACCCGTCACCGTCGACCGCCGTCAAGGACCGTACGGGGAGGTGGTGTTGCGCCGGCGCGGGGAGACGCACGAGATCATCGCCAACGGCTGCTTCCTCATGGACACTTCGGACGGCCGCTCCGAACGCCTGCTGATCGACGCGGCGTTCGCGGCCCTGGACCCGTCGCCGCCGGCCCCGTCCGTGCTCGTCGGCGGTCTCGGCGTCGGCTTCTCCCTCGCCCACGCGGCCTCCCAACCGCACTGGGGTCGGATCGTCGTCGCCGAGCGCGAGGAGGCGATCATCGACTGGCACCGCGGCGGGCCGCTGGCCCCGCTCTCGGCCGCCGCCCTCGCCGACCCCCGGGTCCGCGTCCTGCACACCGATCTCGTCGCCTACCTCCACGACACGGGCGACCGGTACGACGCCCTCTGCCTGGACATCGACAACGGCCCGGACTGGACCGTGACCGACGACAACCGCGGCCTGTACTCCCCCGCGGGCCTCGCCGCCTGCCGGGCCCGCCTCACCGCCGGCGGGGTGCTCGCCGTCTGGTCCGCGCGACCGTCCGAGGCCTTCGAGCAGGCCCTGCGGAATGCCGGATTCGAGTCGGTACGGACGGAAGAAGTGCGAGTCGCCCGAGGTGTCCCGGACGTCGTCCACCTCGCCCGGGGCCCGGTCGGCCCCACATAG
- a CDS encoding response regulator transcription factor produces the protein MEQTHTTHNGAAATPGAQRRVLVVEDDRTIADAIAARLRAEGFQVQAAHDGPAAVSAAESWLPELLVLDVMLPGFDGLEVCRRVQAQRPVPVLMLTARDDETDMLVGLGVGADDYMTKPFSMRELAARVHVLLRRVERATLAATAPRGATLRLGDLEIDHAQRRVRVHTEDVHLTPTEFDLLVCLAGTPRAVLSREQLLAEVWDWADASGTRTVDSHIKALRRKIGAERIRTVHGVGYALETPAQP, from the coding sequence ATGGAACAGACACACACCACCCACAACGGCGCCGCGGCCACCCCAGGCGCCCAGCGGCGCGTGCTCGTGGTCGAGGACGACCGCACCATCGCCGACGCCATCGCGGCCCGGCTGCGCGCCGAGGGCTTCCAGGTCCAGGCCGCCCACGACGGCCCTGCCGCCGTCTCGGCGGCCGAGAGCTGGCTGCCCGAGCTGCTGGTGCTCGACGTCATGCTGCCCGGCTTCGACGGGCTGGAGGTCTGCCGCCGGGTGCAGGCACAGCGCCCGGTGCCGGTGCTGATGCTCACCGCCCGGGACGACGAGACCGACATGCTCGTCGGCCTCGGGGTCGGGGCCGACGACTACATGACGAAACCGTTCTCGATGCGCGAGCTGGCCGCACGGGTCCACGTACTGCTGAGACGGGTGGAGCGGGCCACACTGGCCGCGACGGCCCCGCGCGGGGCCACCCTGCGCCTGGGCGATCTGGAGATCGACCACGCGCAGCGCCGGGTCCGCGTGCACACCGAGGACGTGCACCTGACGCCGACGGAGTTCGACCTGCTGGTGTGCCTGGCCGGCACGCCGCGGGCGGTGCTCTCGCGGGAACAGTTGCTGGCGGAGGTGTGGGACTGGGCCGACGCGTCCGGGACCCGTACCGTCGACAGCCACATCAAGGCGCTGCGCCGGAAGATCGGCGCGGAACGGATCCGCACGGTCCACGGCGTCGGGTACGCCCTGGAGACCCCGGCCCAGCCGTGA
- a CDS encoding protein phosphatase 2C domain-containing protein: MRIDLATAPGNPERPNEDWLSAAMPTSGGGVVVALDGVTPPRGDDGCVHGVPWFVSRLGGRLTELSGSRRDMPLDRILAASIESTAAAHRGTCDLSHVRTPQATVVVARWDGATVEHLVLSDSVLLVQTRGGEVGAVLDDRLDRVPREALRSVAAADALRNVEGGFFTAAADPEVAGRAVTGRTPRSEVRALAALTDGASRWTDTFGEGDWAACLGVLRKEGAQGLIARVRALECDPARPPGRHKRHDDASAVYAEL, translated from the coding sequence ATGCGCATCGACCTGGCGACGGCCCCCGGGAACCCGGAACGCCCCAATGAGGACTGGCTGTCGGCCGCGATGCCCACGTCGGGCGGCGGCGTCGTGGTGGCCCTCGACGGGGTGACCCCACCGCGCGGGGACGACGGGTGCGTGCACGGTGTGCCCTGGTTCGTGTCCCGCCTCGGCGGTCGATTGACCGAACTGTCCGGATCGCGGAGGGACATGCCGCTGGACCGGATCCTGGCGGCGTCCATCGAGAGCACCGCCGCCGCCCACCGGGGCACCTGTGACCTTTCTCACGTGCGAACGCCGCAGGCGACGGTGGTCGTGGCGCGCTGGGACGGGGCGACCGTGGAACACCTCGTGCTGTCGGACTCCGTCCTGCTGGTCCAGACCCGGGGCGGTGAGGTCGGCGCCGTCCTCGACGACCGACTGGACCGGGTGCCGCGCGAGGCGCTGCGCTCGGTGGCCGCCGCGGACGCGCTGCGCAATGTCGAGGGCGGGTTCTTCACGGCGGCGGCGGATCCGGAGGTGGCGGGCCGAGCGGTCACCGGGCGGACCCCGCGCTCCGAGGTGCGGGCCCTGGCCGCGCTCACGGACGGCGCGAGCCGTTGGACGGACACCTTCGGGGAGGGCGACTGGGCGGCCTGCCTGGGAGTGCTCCGCAAGGAGGGCGCGCAGGGGCTGATCGCCCGCGTGCGCGCCCTGGAGTGCGACCCCGCCCGCCCGCCGGGCCGCCACAAACGCCACGACGACGCGTCCGCGGTGTACGCGGAGCTGTGA
- a CDS encoding sulfurtransferase: MTVSENLPGPLVGASWAAARLGGPDLVVLDASVAPHRGADRRIPGARPFDLDGALSDHTTGLPHTMPAPADFERAMRDLGLDDRAAVVVYDAAGLHSSARAWWMLRAMGFDRAAVLDGGLPAWEAAGLPVEHTRPRYEGPRGTFTARPRAGLLVDAAAVTDALADPAAAVLDARTRERFAGTAPEPRPGLRGGHMPGALNLPFGDLKGPDGLMRPAAELRRTFAESVGDRERLYLSCGSGVTACVLALGAELAGYRDLAVYDGSWSEWGLPSNRPVKSGG; the protein is encoded by the coding sequence ATGACCGTGTCCGAGAACCTCCCGGGCCCCCTGGTCGGGGCCTCCTGGGCGGCCGCCCGCCTCGGCGGGCCCGATCTGGTCGTCCTCGACGCCTCCGTCGCCCCCCACCGCGGCGCCGACCGACGGATCCCGGGCGCCCGACCCTTCGACCTCGACGGCGCCCTGTCCGACCACACGACGGGGCTCCCGCACACGATGCCCGCGCCCGCCGACTTCGAGCGCGCGATGCGGGACCTCGGCCTCGACGACCGGGCCGCGGTGGTCGTGTACGACGCCGCGGGCCTCCATTCGAGCGCCCGCGCATGGTGGATGCTGCGCGCCATGGGCTTCGACCGGGCCGCCGTCCTGGACGGCGGACTGCCCGCGTGGGAGGCCGCCGGCCTGCCCGTGGAACACACCCGGCCCCGCTACGAGGGACCCCGCGGCACCTTCACCGCCCGCCCCCGCGCCGGACTGCTGGTGGACGCCGCCGCCGTCACCGACGCCCTGGCCGACCCGGCGGCGGCCGTGCTGGACGCCCGCACCCGGGAACGGTTCGCGGGCACCGCCCCGGAACCCCGCCCCGGGCTGCGCGGCGGACACATGCCGGGCGCCCTGAACCTGCCCTTCGGCGACCTCAAGGGGCCGGACGGGCTGATGCGTCCCGCCGCGGAACTCCGCCGGACCTTCGCGGAGTCGGTGGGCGACCGGGAACGCCTGTACCTCAGCTGCGGGTCGGGGGTGACCGCCTGCGTGCTCGCGCTGGGCGCCGAACTCGCCGGGTACCGGGACCTCGCGGTGTACGACGGCTCCTGGAGCGAGTGGGGCCTGCCGTCCAACCGGCCGGTGAAAAGCGGGGGTTAA
- a CDS encoding nitrate- and nitrite sensing domain-containing protein → MQKKRSRKNGTASADGPAIAGRRVRVRRRLVIGVAVAGLTVLVAGAPAVVSATRELNDSQRLVTLAEQTRAALTLAHLIGDERDAVIEYVAKGRPASGKSAVQERTARTDRQLEEVRAEADEDLSVALGRIGAVRSEALDGKGGALAAHQAYAGVIADLMAPGDRLVELTPPRAEAALVTTRPLAPLGQAVEQAGATRGLLLAALGVPRSEQAVSLASVDELTVAAQRSRVREQAALDDFSRTARPDVRETLAATVTGPEVKTAEEYLKRLTDRPTLNSTDRKVDRAAVGAALTARVDRMQSVESTLASRRATALATLRDDDVTRLELLIAFVGVLFLFVVGFSTAVARSLTRPLSVLRRGAQRLATPEGSVEPVRFTGRNDEFAEVVSHLNAVRDQTVSLHTRIAGLDADRRRLIGRNEALTSGREALDAELRQLRAGLEEHRRVMSTTSVSLSLRTLGLVERQLAVIEELESNEQDPDRLATLFKLDHLATVMRRHNENLLVLAGQEHGHGQALPVPLVDVMRAAVSEIERYERVDLAAMPSYTQVAGHAADDISHVLAELLENATTFSPPDVKVKVSGRLLDTGEVVLSVLDEGIGVTEDRMAALNARLATPEAYDEEPESEHGLGLGLYVAGRLAARHGVTAELRAPRHGGTEALVVVPATLLPTTPPTSPVHSVVTPGASGLRLPGAVAEANENTLMSQRTPPAADPVVETAAEPALEPAGEPAGDPGIAADLAAAFGDPFGDPVVDTDRAAGAAADAESGKGTDPVPGPLSDPEAEPLAETEAAFDAEFEAEVEAEFEARADSEPLPTADQVFIVPARGPQEQASAEEPAAPAASDAPDEPSDPGDATDDAAGETADDAPNEAADAIDAPAAVPDPQPVLSADEELLARVVSEADAEAFVTPDAQLTPDAQSPPAEQAFTVPAPEAAAPGDTDPAQGLPRRTRPDAAPGLPVRPVAAASDPHRRAEAEDHWVPRQAGHPEDVLTDKGLPKRTPRNVATGGRPADARPEPRRVDADELRRRLGGFYQGTQDGRRVVEAELAQDRGQDREQTDQGDTAQEART, encoded by the coding sequence GTGCAGAAGAAGCGGTCTCGGAAGAACGGCACCGCCAGCGCCGACGGCCCCGCCATCGCAGGACGTCGCGTCCGCGTGCGCCGCAGGCTGGTGATCGGTGTGGCCGTCGCCGGCCTCACGGTCCTGGTGGCCGGCGCACCCGCCGTCGTCTCCGCGACGAGAGAACTGAACGACTCCCAGCGGCTGGTCACGCTCGCCGAGCAGACCCGGGCCGCCCTCACCCTGGCGCACCTGATCGGCGACGAACGCGACGCCGTCATCGAGTACGTCGCCAAGGGCCGCCCCGCCTCCGGCAAGAGCGCCGTCCAGGAGCGCACCGCGCGCACGGACCGGCAGCTCGAAGAGGTCCGTGCGGAGGCCGACGAGGACCTGTCCGTCGCCCTCGGCCGGATCGGGGCCGTCCGCAGCGAGGCGCTCGACGGCAAGGGCGGCGCGCTCGCCGCGCACCAGGCCTACGCCGGCGTCATCGCGGACCTCATGGCACCGGGCGACCGGCTCGTCGAACTGACCCCGCCCCGCGCGGAGGCCGCCCTGGTCACCACCCGGCCGCTGGCCCCGCTCGGACAGGCCGTGGAACAGGCCGGCGCCACCCGGGGCCTGCTGCTCGCGGCCCTGGGCGTCCCGCGCTCCGAGCAGGCCGTGAGCCTGGCGTCCGTGGACGAACTCACCGTCGCCGCCCAGCGCTCCCGGGTCCGGGAACAGGCCGCCCTCGACGACTTCTCGCGGACCGCGCGACCGGACGTACGGGAGACGCTCGCCGCCACCGTCACCGGCCCCGAGGTCAAGACCGCCGAGGAGTACCTCAAGCGGCTCACCGACCGGCCGACCCTGAACTCGACCGACCGCAAGGTCGACCGCGCCGCCGTGGGCGCCGCGCTCACCGCCCGCGTCGACCGGATGCAGTCGGTCGAATCCACGCTGGCGAGCCGACGGGCCACCGCCCTCGCGACCCTGCGCGACGACGACGTGACCCGCCTCGAACTGCTGATCGCCTTCGTGGGCGTGCTGTTCCTGTTCGTGGTCGGCTTCTCGACGGCCGTCGCCCGCTCCCTGACCCGGCCCCTCTCGGTGCTCCGCCGGGGCGCCCAGCGACTGGCGACCCCGGAGGGCTCCGTCGAGCCGGTGCGCTTCACCGGCCGCAACGACGAGTTCGCCGAGGTCGTCAGCCACTTGAACGCGGTACGGGACCAGACGGTCTCCCTGCACACCCGGATCGCCGGACTCGACGCCGACCGGCGCCGCCTCATCGGCCGCAACGAGGCACTGACCTCCGGCCGCGAGGCCCTGGACGCCGAACTCAGGCAGCTGCGGGCCGGGCTGGAAGAGCACCGCCGCGTCATGTCGACGACGTCGGTGTCCCTGTCCCTGCGCACCCTGGGTCTCGTGGAGCGCCAACTGGCGGTCATCGAGGAGCTGGAGTCCAACGAGCAGGACCCGGACCGGCTCGCGACCCTGTTCAAGCTCGACCACCTCGCGACGGTGATGCGCCGTCACAACGAGAACCTGCTGGTCCTCGCCGGCCAGGAACACGGCCACGGACAGGCCCTGCCGGTGCCGCTGGTCGACGTGATGCGGGCCGCCGTCAGCGAGATCGAGCGCTACGAGCGCGTCGACCTCGCGGCGATGCCCTCGTACACGCAGGTCGCCGGGCACGCCGCCGACGACATCTCGCACGTCCTCGCGGAACTGCTGGAGAACGCGACGACCTTCTCGCCGCCGGACGTCAAGGTGAAGGTGTCCGGCAGACTGCTGGACACCGGCGAAGTGGTGCTGTCCGTGCTCGACGAGGGCATCGGAGTCACCGAGGACCGGATGGCGGCCCTCAACGCCCGACTGGCCACCCCCGAGGCGTACGACGAGGAACCCGAGTCGGAGCACGGCCTGGGGCTCGGCCTGTACGTGGCCGGCCGGCTCGCCGCCCGACACGGCGTCACCGCCGAACTGCGGGCGCCCCGGCACGGCGGGACCGAGGCCCTCGTGGTCGTCCCGGCGACACTGCTGCCGACCACGCCGCCCACCTCGCCGGTCCACTCCGTCGTCACGCCCGGCGCGTCCGGGCTGCGCCTGCCCGGCGCTGTCGCCGAGGCGAACGAGAACACGCTGATGTCCCAGCGGACGCCCCCGGCGGCGGACCCGGTCGTGGAGACCGCGGCCGAGCCCGCGCTCGAACCGGCGGGCGAACCGGCCGGGGATCCGGGGATCGCCGCCGACCTGGCCGCCGCGTTCGGCGACCCGTTCGGCGACCCGGTCGTGGACACGGACAGGGCGGCGGGCGCGGCGGCGGACGCCGAGTCCGGCAAGGGGACGGACCCGGTTCCGGGACCGCTCTCGGACCCGGAGGCCGAGCCGCTCGCCGAGACCGAGGCCGCCTTCGACGCGGAGTTCGAGGCCGAGGTCGAGGCCGAGTTCGAGGCCCGCGCGGACTCCGAGCCGCTTCCGACCGCCGACCAGGTGTTCATCGTCCCCGCGCGGGGGCCGCAGGAGCAGGCGTCCGCCGAAGAACCGGCCGCGCCGGCCGCGAGCGACGCCCCGGACGAGCCGAGCGACCCGGGCGACGCCACGGACGACGCCGCGGGCGAGACCGCGGACGACGCCCCGAACGAGGCCGCCGACGCGATCGACGCCCCGGCAGCCGTCCCGGATCCGCAGCCCGTGCTGTCCGCCGACGAGGAACTCCTCGCCCGGGTGGTGTCGGAGGCCGACGCGGAGGCCTTCGTGACCCCGGACGCCCAGTTGACCCCGGACGCACAGTCGCCCCCGGCCGAGCAGGCCTTCACGGTGCCCGCCCCCGAGGCCGCGGCACCGGGCGACACGGACCCCGCCCAGGGGCTGCCCCGCCGGACACGGCCCGACGCGGCACCGGGACTGCCCGTGCGGCCCGTCGCCGCGGCGTCCGATCCGCACCGGCGGGCCGAGGCCGAGGACCACTGGGTCCCGCGCCAGGCCGGCCACCCCGAAGACGTCCTGACCGACAAGGGACTCCCCAAACGGACCCCGCGCAACGTGGCCACCGGAGGTCGCCCCGCCGACGCGCGCCCCGAACCGCGCCGGGTGGACGCCGACGAACTGCGCCGCAGGCTCGGCGGTTTCTACCAGGGGACCCAGGACGGCAGACGTGTCGTCGAGGCCGAGCTCGCGCAGGACCGCGGGCAGGACCGGGAACAGACCGACCAGGGGGACACCGCACAGGAGGCACGCACATGA
- a CDS encoding DUF4097 family beta strand repeat-containing protein translates to MPSHTAPAARPGALARVSRPARTAAAACAVVGGLLLTGCSLTAHTMRTASADATVAEAVTAVEITGARHGSIEVTPGNGPGVAIHRTVHYRGDTAPRPEQHVSGGLLTFDTGCTGSCYVDYRLEVPASATVKLESSSGRVTVTGVAAADVETSSGDVKVERIAGALKARTSSGDITGSALAGPGADIRSTSGDARLTFATSPNSVAAETGSGNVTLTVPSAPYRVDVSTTSGDRRVALPTDPAADARLAVRTTSGDVSVSAA, encoded by the coding sequence ATGCCTTCCCACACCGCGCCCGCCGCCCGCCCCGGTGCACTCGCCCGGGTTTCCCGACCCGCCCGCACCGCAGCCGCGGCCTGCGCCGTCGTCGGCGGACTCCTCCTCACCGGCTGCTCGTTGACCGCGCACACCATGAGGACCGCGAGCGCCGACGCCACCGTCGCCGAAGCCGTCACCGCGGTCGAGATCACGGGCGCCCGGCACGGTTCCATCGAGGTGACGCCGGGGAACGGCCCGGGCGTCGCCATCCACCGGACCGTCCACTACCGGGGCGACACGGCGCCCCGACCGGAGCAGCACGTCTCCGGGGGCCTGCTCACCTTCGACACCGGCTGCACCGGCAGTTGCTACGTCGACTACCGGCTGGAGGTGCCGGCCTCCGCGACGGTCAAGCTCGAAAGCAGCAGCGGACGCGTCACGGTGACCGGGGTGGCCGCGGCCGACGTCGAGACCTCCTCGGGCGACGTGAAGGTGGAGCGCATCGCGGGCGCGTTGAAGGCCCGTACCTCCTCGGGCGACATCACCGGCTCGGCCCTGGCCGGCCCGGGGGCCGACATCCGCTCCACGTCCGGTGACGCCCGCCTGACCTTCGCGACGTCCCCGAACTCGGTGGCCGCCGAGACCGGCTCGGGCAACGTCACCCTGACGGTGCCGTCGGCGCCCTACCGCGTCGACGTCTCGACCACCTCGGGCGACCGCCGGGTCGCCCTGCCCACCGACCCGGCGGCCGACGCCCGCCTCGCGGTGAGGACCACCTCGGGCGACGTCAGCGTCTCGGCGGCCTGA